A single genomic interval of Macaca nemestrina isolate mMacNem1 chromosome 14, mMacNem.hap1, whole genome shotgun sequence harbors:
- the LOC105498881 gene encoding protein tyrosine phosphatase domain-containing protein 1 isoform X14, with amino-acid sequence MAAGVLPQNEQPYSTFMNNSKCVANMKGNLERPTPKYTKVGERLRHVIPGHMACSMACGGRACKYENPARWSEQEQAIKGVYSSWVTDNILAMARPSSELLEKYHIIDQFLSHGIKTIINLQRPGEHASCGNPLEQESGFTYLPEAFMEAGIYFYNFGWKDYGVASLTTILDMVKVMTFALQEGKVAIHCHAGLGRTGVLIACYLVFATRMTADQAIIFVRAKRPNSIQTRGQLLCVREFTQFLTPLRNIFSCCDPKAHAVTLAQYLIRQRHLLHGYEARLLKHVPKIIHLVCKLLLDLAENRPVMMKDESEGPGLSAEIEKTMSEMVTMQLDKELLRNDSDVSNPPNPTAVAADFDNRGMIFSNEQEFDPLWKRRNVECLQPLSHLKRRLSYSDSDLKRAENLLEEGEPPQTVPVQVLVGHNPRQQKRISHCYIPQSPEPDLHKEALVRSTLSFWSQSKFGGLEGLKDNGSPIFHGRIIPKEAQQSRAFSADVSGPHSPGEPVSPNFANVRTDPNPTHQQVSHCQCKTHGVGSPGSVRQNSRTPQRPLDCGCSLKAQFLVKHETQDSKDLAEAASHSTLQSELSAEARRILAAKALANLNESVEKEELKRKKELNSRDGAWERICGERDPFILCSLMWSWVEQLKEPVITKEDVDMLVDRRADAAEALFLLEKGQHQTILCVLHCIVNLQTIPVDVEEAFLAHAIKAFTKVNFDSENGPIVYNTLKKIFKHTLEEKRKMTKDGPKPGL; translated from the exons GAAATTTAGAACGTCCAACACCAAAGTACACAAAAGTAGGAGAGCGTTTACGGCATGTCATTCCTGGACACATGGCGTGTTCCATGGCGTGTGGTGGTAGAGCTTGCAAGTATGAGAATCCAGCCCGCTGGAGTGAGCAGGAACAAGCCATTAAAGGGGTTTACTCATCCTG GGTCACTGATAATATACTGGCCATGGCCCGCCCATCCTCTGAGCTCCTGGAGAAGTACCACATCATTGATCAGTTCCTCAG CCATGGCATAAAAACAATAATCAACCTCCAGCGCCCTGGTGAGCATGCTAGCTGTGGGAACCCTCTGGAACAAGAAAGTGGCTTCACATACCTTCCTGAGGCTTTCATGGAGGCTGGCA tttatttctACAATTTCGGGTGGAAGGATTATGGTGTAGCATCTCTTACTACTATCCTAGATATGGTGAAGGTGATGACATTTGCCTTACAGGAAGGAAAAGTAGCTATCCATTGTCATGCAGGGCTTGGTCGAACAG GTGTCTTAATAGCCTGTTACTTAGTTTTTGCAACAAGAATGACTGCTGACCAAGCAATTATATTTGTGCGGGCAAAGCGACCCAATTCCATACAAACCAGAGGGCAGCTCCTCTGTGTAAGGGAATTTACTCAGTTTCTAACTCCTCTCCGCAATATATTCTCTTGCTGTGATCCCAAAGCACATGCTGTCACCTTAGCTCAATATCTAATTCGCCAGCGTCATCTGCTTCATGGTTATGAGGCACGACTTCTGAAACATGTGCCAAAAATTATCCACCTAGTTTGCAAATTGCTTCTGGACTTAGCGGAAAACAGGCCAGTGATGATGAAGGACGAGTCCGAAGGACCTGGTCTCTCTGCTGAAATAGAAAAGACCATGTCTGAGATGGTCACCATGCAGCTGGATAAAGAATTACTGAGGAATGACAGTGATGTGTCCAACCCGCCTAACCCCACTGCAGTGGCAGCAGATTTTGACAATCGAGGCATGATTTTCTCCAATGAGCAAGAGTTTGACCCTCTTTGGAAAAGGCGGAATGTTGAGTGCCTTCAACCCCTTTCTCATCTGAAAAGGCGGCTCAGCTACAGTGACTCAGATTTAAAGAGGGCCGAGAACCTCCTGGAGGAAGGGGAGCCTCCACAGACAGTGCCTGTCCAGGTCTTGGTTGGCCACAACCCCAGGCAGCAGAAGCGCATAAGCCATTGTTACATCCCACAGTCTCCAGAACCAGACTTACATAAGGAAGCCTTGGTTCGCAGCACACTTTCTTTCTGGAGTCAGTCTAAGTTTGGAGGGCTGGAAGGGCTCAAAGATAATGGCTCACCAATTTTCCATGGACGGATCATTCCAAAGGAAGCACAGCAGAGTAGAGCTTTCTCTGCAGATGTTTCAGGCCCACACAGCCCTGGGGAACCAGTTTCACCCAACTTTGCAAATGTCCGTACGGATCCAAACCCTACTCACCAGCAAGTGTCTCACTGTCAGTGTAAAACTCATGGTGTTGGGAGCCCTGGGTCTGTCAGGCAGAACAGCAGGACACCCCAAAGACCTCTGGACTGTGGCTGCAGTCTGAAAGCACAGTTCTTGGTTAAACATGAAACCCAGGACAGTAAAGATCTGGCTGAAGCAGCTTCACACTCTACATTACAGTCTGAATTGAGTGCTGAGGCAAGAAGAATACTGGCGGCCAAAGCTCTAGCAAATTTAAATGAATCTGTAGAAAAGGAGGAACTAAAAAGGAAG aAAGAGCTTAATTCCCGAGATGGAGCTTGGGAAAGAATATGTGGCGAGAGGGACCCTTTCATCCTATGCAGCTTGATGTGGTCTTGGGTGGAGCAACTGAAGGAGCCTGTAATCACCAAAGAGGATGTGGACATGTTGGTTGACAGGCGAGCAGATGCCGCAGAAGCACTGTTTTTATTAGAGAAG GGACAGCACCAGACTATTCTCTGCGTGTTGCACTGCATAGTGAACCTGCAGACAATTCCCGTGGATGTGGAGGAAGCTTTCCTTGCCCATGCCATTAAGGCGTTCACTAAG GTTAATTTTGATTCTGAAAATGGACCAATAGTTTACAACAccctgaagaaaatatttaagcacacgctggaagaaaaaagaaaaatgacaaaagatgGCCCTAAGCCTGGCCTCTAG
- the LOC105498881 gene encoding protein tyrosine phosphatase domain-containing protein 1 isoform X13 yields MAAGVLPQNEQPYSTFMNNSKCVANMKGNLERPTPKYTKVGERLRHVIPGHMACSMACGGRACKYENPARWSEQEQAIKGVYSSWVTDNILAMARPSSELLEKYHIIDQFLSHGIKTIINLQRPGEHASCGNPLEQESGFTYLPEAFMEAGIYFYNFGWKDYGVASLTTILDMVKVMTFALQEGKVAIHCHAGLGRTGVLIACYLVFATRMTADQAIIFVRAKRPNSIQTRGQLLCVREFTQFLTPLRNIFSCCDPKAHAVTLAQYLIRQRHLLHGYEARLLKHVPKIIHLVCKLLLDLAENRPVMMKDESEGPGLSAEIEKTMSEMVTMQLDKELLRNDSDVSNPPNPTAVAADFDNRGMIFSNEQEFDPLWKRRNVECLQPLSHLKRRLSYSDSDLKRAENLLEEGEPPQTVPVQVLVGHNPRQQKRISHCYIPQSPEPDLHKEALVRSTLSFWSQSKFGGLEGLKDNGSPIFHGRIIPKEAQQSRAFSADVSGPHSPGEPVSPNFANVRTDPNPTHQQVSHCQCKTHGVGSPGSVRQNSRTPQRPLDCGCSLKAQFLVKHETQDSKDLAEAASHSTLQSELSAEARRILAAKALANLNESVEKEELKRKVEMWQKELNSRDGAWERICGERDPFILCSLMWSWVEQLKEPVITKEDVDMLVDRRADAAEALFLLEKGQHQTILCVLHCIVNLQTIPVDVEEAFLAHAIKAFTKVNFDSENGPIVYNTLKKIFKHTLEEKRKMTKDGPKPGL; encoded by the exons GAAATTTAGAACGTCCAACACCAAAGTACACAAAAGTAGGAGAGCGTTTACGGCATGTCATTCCTGGACACATGGCGTGTTCCATGGCGTGTGGTGGTAGAGCTTGCAAGTATGAGAATCCAGCCCGCTGGAGTGAGCAGGAACAAGCCATTAAAGGGGTTTACTCATCCTG GGTCACTGATAATATACTGGCCATGGCCCGCCCATCCTCTGAGCTCCTGGAGAAGTACCACATCATTGATCAGTTCCTCAG CCATGGCATAAAAACAATAATCAACCTCCAGCGCCCTGGTGAGCATGCTAGCTGTGGGAACCCTCTGGAACAAGAAAGTGGCTTCACATACCTTCCTGAGGCTTTCATGGAGGCTGGCA tttatttctACAATTTCGGGTGGAAGGATTATGGTGTAGCATCTCTTACTACTATCCTAGATATGGTGAAGGTGATGACATTTGCCTTACAGGAAGGAAAAGTAGCTATCCATTGTCATGCAGGGCTTGGTCGAACAG GTGTCTTAATAGCCTGTTACTTAGTTTTTGCAACAAGAATGACTGCTGACCAAGCAATTATATTTGTGCGGGCAAAGCGACCCAATTCCATACAAACCAGAGGGCAGCTCCTCTGTGTAAGGGAATTTACTCAGTTTCTAACTCCTCTCCGCAATATATTCTCTTGCTGTGATCCCAAAGCACATGCTGTCACCTTAGCTCAATATCTAATTCGCCAGCGTCATCTGCTTCATGGTTATGAGGCACGACTTCTGAAACATGTGCCAAAAATTATCCACCTAGTTTGCAAATTGCTTCTGGACTTAGCGGAAAACAGGCCAGTGATGATGAAGGACGAGTCCGAAGGACCTGGTCTCTCTGCTGAAATAGAAAAGACCATGTCTGAGATGGTCACCATGCAGCTGGATAAAGAATTACTGAGGAATGACAGTGATGTGTCCAACCCGCCTAACCCCACTGCAGTGGCAGCAGATTTTGACAATCGAGGCATGATTTTCTCCAATGAGCAAGAGTTTGACCCTCTTTGGAAAAGGCGGAATGTTGAGTGCCTTCAACCCCTTTCTCATCTGAAAAGGCGGCTCAGCTACAGTGACTCAGATTTAAAGAGGGCCGAGAACCTCCTGGAGGAAGGGGAGCCTCCACAGACAGTGCCTGTCCAGGTCTTGGTTGGCCACAACCCCAGGCAGCAGAAGCGCATAAGCCATTGTTACATCCCACAGTCTCCAGAACCAGACTTACATAAGGAAGCCTTGGTTCGCAGCACACTTTCTTTCTGGAGTCAGTCTAAGTTTGGAGGGCTGGAAGGGCTCAAAGATAATGGCTCACCAATTTTCCATGGACGGATCATTCCAAAGGAAGCACAGCAGAGTAGAGCTTTCTCTGCAGATGTTTCAGGCCCACACAGCCCTGGGGAACCAGTTTCACCCAACTTTGCAAATGTCCGTACGGATCCAAACCCTACTCACCAGCAAGTGTCTCACTGTCAGTGTAAAACTCATGGTGTTGGGAGCCCTGGGTCTGTCAGGCAGAACAGCAGGACACCCCAAAGACCTCTGGACTGTGGCTGCAGTCTGAAAGCACAGTTCTTGGTTAAACATGAAACCCAGGACAGTAAAGATCTGGCTGAAGCAGCTTCACACTCTACATTACAGTCTGAATTGAGTGCTGAGGCAAGAAGAATACTGGCGGCCAAAGCTCTAGCAAATTTAAATGAATCTGTAGAAAAGGAGGAACTAAAAAGGAAGGTAGAAATGTGGCAG aAAGAGCTTAATTCCCGAGATGGAGCTTGGGAAAGAATATGTGGCGAGAGGGACCCTTTCATCCTATGCAGCTTGATGTGGTCTTGGGTGGAGCAACTGAAGGAGCCTGTAATCACCAAAGAGGATGTGGACATGTTGGTTGACAGGCGAGCAGATGCCGCAGAAGCACTGTTTTTATTAGAGAAG GGACAGCACCAGACTATTCTCTGCGTGTTGCACTGCATAGTGAACCTGCAGACAATTCCCGTGGATGTGGAGGAAGCTTTCCTTGCCCATGCCATTAAGGCGTTCACTAAG GTTAATTTTGATTCTGAAAATGGACCAATAGTTTACAACAccctgaagaaaatatttaagcacacgctggaagaaaaaagaaaaatgacaaaagatgGCCCTAAGCCTGGCCTCTAG
- the LOC105498881 gene encoding protein tyrosine phosphatase domain-containing protein 1 isoform X9, which yields MQVQDATRRPSAVHFLSSFLQGRRHSTSDPILRLQQARRGSGLGSGSATKLLSSSSLQVMVAVSSVNHAEGNPTFPERKSKGNLERPTPKYTKVGERLRHVIPGHMACSMACGGRACKYENPARWSEQEQAIKGVYSSWVTDNILAMARPSSELLEKYHIIDQFLSHGIKTIINLQRPGEHASCGNPLEQESGFTYLPEAFMEAGIYFYNFGWKDYGVASLTTILDMVKVMTFALQEGKVAIHCHAGLGRTGVLIACYLVFATRMTADQAIIFVRAKRPNSIQTRGQLLCVREFTQFLTPLRNIFSCCDPKAHAVTLAQYLIRQRHLLHGYEARLLKHVPKIIHLVCKLLLDLAENRPVMMKDESEGPGLSAEIEKTMSEMVTMQLDKELLRNDSDVSNPPNPTAVAADFDNRGMIFSNEQEFDPLWKRRNVECLQPLSHLKRRLSYSDSDLKRAENLLEEGEPPQTVPVQVLVGHNPRQQKRISHCYIPQSPEPDLHKEALVRSTLSFWSQSKFGGLEGLKDNGSPIFHGRIIPKEAQQSRAFSADVSGPHSPGEPVSPNFANVRTDPNPTHQQVSHCQCKTHGVGSPGSVRQNSRTPQRPLDCGCSLKAQFLVKHETQDSKDLAEAASHSTLQSELSAEARRILAAKALANLNESVEKEELKRKKELNSRDGAWERICGERDPFILCSLMWSWVEQLKEPVITKEDVDMLVDRRADAAEALFLLEKGQHQTILCVLHCIVNLQTIPVDVEEAFLAHAIKAFTKVNFDSENGPIVYNTLKKIFKHTLEEKRKMTKDGPKPGL from the exons ATGCAGGTGCAGGATGCAACTAGGCGGCCCTCAGCCGTGCACTTCCTCAGCTCCTTTCTCCAGGGCCGCCGGCACTCCACCTCAGACCCAATACTGCGGCTGCAGCAGGCCCGGCGGGGCTCTGGCTTGGGCTCCGGCTCTGCCACGAAGCTTCTGTCCTCGTCCTCTCTCCAGGTGATGGTAGCTGTTTCCTCAGTCAACCATGCAGAGGGAAACCCAACTTTCCCcgaaagaaaaagtaaag GAAATTTAGAACGTCCAACACCAAAGTACACAAAAGTAGGAGAGCGTTTACGGCATGTCATTCCTGGACACATGGCGTGTTCCATGGCGTGTGGTGGTAGAGCTTGCAAGTATGAGAATCCAGCCCGCTGGAGTGAGCAGGAACAAGCCATTAAAGGGGTTTACTCATCCTG GGTCACTGATAATATACTGGCCATGGCCCGCCCATCCTCTGAGCTCCTGGAGAAGTACCACATCATTGATCAGTTCCTCAG CCATGGCATAAAAACAATAATCAACCTCCAGCGCCCTGGTGAGCATGCTAGCTGTGGGAACCCTCTGGAACAAGAAAGTGGCTTCACATACCTTCCTGAGGCTTTCATGGAGGCTGGCA tttatttctACAATTTCGGGTGGAAGGATTATGGTGTAGCATCTCTTACTACTATCCTAGATATGGTGAAGGTGATGACATTTGCCTTACAGGAAGGAAAAGTAGCTATCCATTGTCATGCAGGGCTTGGTCGAACAG GTGTCTTAATAGCCTGTTACTTAGTTTTTGCAACAAGAATGACTGCTGACCAAGCAATTATATTTGTGCGGGCAAAGCGACCCAATTCCATACAAACCAGAGGGCAGCTCCTCTGTGTAAGGGAATTTACTCAGTTTCTAACTCCTCTCCGCAATATATTCTCTTGCTGTGATCCCAAAGCACATGCTGTCACCTTAGCTCAATATCTAATTCGCCAGCGTCATCTGCTTCATGGTTATGAGGCACGACTTCTGAAACATGTGCCAAAAATTATCCACCTAGTTTGCAAATTGCTTCTGGACTTAGCGGAAAACAGGCCAGTGATGATGAAGGACGAGTCCGAAGGACCTGGTCTCTCTGCTGAAATAGAAAAGACCATGTCTGAGATGGTCACCATGCAGCTGGATAAAGAATTACTGAGGAATGACAGTGATGTGTCCAACCCGCCTAACCCCACTGCAGTGGCAGCAGATTTTGACAATCGAGGCATGATTTTCTCCAATGAGCAAGAGTTTGACCCTCTTTGGAAAAGGCGGAATGTTGAGTGCCTTCAACCCCTTTCTCATCTGAAAAGGCGGCTCAGCTACAGTGACTCAGATTTAAAGAGGGCCGAGAACCTCCTGGAGGAAGGGGAGCCTCCACAGACAGTGCCTGTCCAGGTCTTGGTTGGCCACAACCCCAGGCAGCAGAAGCGCATAAGCCATTGTTACATCCCACAGTCTCCAGAACCAGACTTACATAAGGAAGCCTTGGTTCGCAGCACACTTTCTTTCTGGAGTCAGTCTAAGTTTGGAGGGCTGGAAGGGCTCAAAGATAATGGCTCACCAATTTTCCATGGACGGATCATTCCAAAGGAAGCACAGCAGAGTAGAGCTTTCTCTGCAGATGTTTCAGGCCCACACAGCCCTGGGGAACCAGTTTCACCCAACTTTGCAAATGTCCGTACGGATCCAAACCCTACTCACCAGCAAGTGTCTCACTGTCAGTGTAAAACTCATGGTGTTGGGAGCCCTGGGTCTGTCAGGCAGAACAGCAGGACACCCCAAAGACCTCTGGACTGTGGCTGCAGTCTGAAAGCACAGTTCTTGGTTAAACATGAAACCCAGGACAGTAAAGATCTGGCTGAAGCAGCTTCACACTCTACATTACAGTCTGAATTGAGTGCTGAGGCAAGAAGAATACTGGCGGCCAAAGCTCTAGCAAATTTAAATGAATCTGTAGAAAAGGAGGAACTAAAAAGGAAG aAAGAGCTTAATTCCCGAGATGGAGCTTGGGAAAGAATATGTGGCGAGAGGGACCCTTTCATCCTATGCAGCTTGATGTGGTCTTGGGTGGAGCAACTGAAGGAGCCTGTAATCACCAAAGAGGATGTGGACATGTTGGTTGACAGGCGAGCAGATGCCGCAGAAGCACTGTTTTTATTAGAGAAG GGACAGCACCAGACTATTCTCTGCGTGTTGCACTGCATAGTGAACCTGCAGACAATTCCCGTGGATGTGGAGGAAGCTTTCCTTGCCCATGCCATTAAGGCGTTCACTAAG GTTAATTTTGATTCTGAAAATGGACCAATAGTTTACAACAccctgaagaaaatatttaagcacacgctggaagaaaaaagaaaaatgacaaaagatgGCCCTAAGCCTGGCCTCTAG
- the LOC105498881 gene encoding protein tyrosine phosphatase domain-containing protein 1 isoform X8, with the protein MQVQDATRRPSAVHFLSSFLQGRRHSTSDPILRLQQARRGSGLGSGSATKLLSSSSLQVMVAVSSVNHAEGNPTFPERKRNLERPTPKYTKVGERLRHVIPGHMACSMACGGRACKYENPARWSEQEQAIKGVYSSWVTDNILAMARPSSELLEKYHIIDQFLSHGIKTIINLQRPGEHASCGNPLEQESGFTYLPEAFMEAGIYFYNFGWKDYGVASLTTILDMVKVMTFALQEGKVAIHCHAGLGRTGVLIACYLVFATRMTADQAIIFVRAKRPNSIQTRGQLLCVREFTQFLTPLRNIFSCCDPKAHAVTLAQYLIRQRHLLHGYEARLLKHVPKIIHLVCKLLLDLAENRPVMMKDESEGPGLSAEIEKTMSEMVTMQLDKELLRNDSDVSNPPNPTAVAADFDNRGMIFSNEQEFDPLWKRRNVECLQPLSHLKRRLSYSDSDLKRAENLLEEGEPPQTVPVQVLVGHNPRQQKRISHCYIPQSPEPDLHKEALVRSTLSFWSQSKFGGLEGLKDNGSPIFHGRIIPKEAQQSRAFSADVSGPHSPGEPVSPNFANVRTDPNPTHQQVSHCQCKTHGVGSPGSVRQNSRTPQRPLDCGCSLKAQFLVKHETQDSKDLAEAASHSTLQSELSAEARRILAAKALANLNESVEKEELKRKVEMWQKELNSRDGAWERICGERDPFILCSLMWSWVEQLKEPVITKEDVDMLVDRRADAAEALFLLEKGQHQTILCVLHCIVNLQTIPVDVEEAFLAHAIKAFTKVNFDSENGPIVYNTLKKIFKHTLEEKRKMTKDGPKPGL; encoded by the exons ATGCAGGTGCAGGATGCAACTAGGCGGCCCTCAGCCGTGCACTTCCTCAGCTCCTTTCTCCAGGGCCGCCGGCACTCCACCTCAGACCCAATACTGCGGCTGCAGCAGGCCCGGCGGGGCTCTGGCTTGGGCTCCGGCTCTGCCACGAAGCTTCTGTCCTCGTCCTCTCTCCAGGTGATGGTAGCTGTTTCCTCAGTCAACCATGCAGAGGGAAACCCAACTTTCCCcgaaagaaaaa GAAATTTAGAACGTCCAACACCAAAGTACACAAAAGTAGGAGAGCGTTTACGGCATGTCATTCCTGGACACATGGCGTGTTCCATGGCGTGTGGTGGTAGAGCTTGCAAGTATGAGAATCCAGCCCGCTGGAGTGAGCAGGAACAAGCCATTAAAGGGGTTTACTCATCCTG GGTCACTGATAATATACTGGCCATGGCCCGCCCATCCTCTGAGCTCCTGGAGAAGTACCACATCATTGATCAGTTCCTCAG CCATGGCATAAAAACAATAATCAACCTCCAGCGCCCTGGTGAGCATGCTAGCTGTGGGAACCCTCTGGAACAAGAAAGTGGCTTCACATACCTTCCTGAGGCTTTCATGGAGGCTGGCA tttatttctACAATTTCGGGTGGAAGGATTATGGTGTAGCATCTCTTACTACTATCCTAGATATGGTGAAGGTGATGACATTTGCCTTACAGGAAGGAAAAGTAGCTATCCATTGTCATGCAGGGCTTGGTCGAACAG GTGTCTTAATAGCCTGTTACTTAGTTTTTGCAACAAGAATGACTGCTGACCAAGCAATTATATTTGTGCGGGCAAAGCGACCCAATTCCATACAAACCAGAGGGCAGCTCCTCTGTGTAAGGGAATTTACTCAGTTTCTAACTCCTCTCCGCAATATATTCTCTTGCTGTGATCCCAAAGCACATGCTGTCACCTTAGCTCAATATCTAATTCGCCAGCGTCATCTGCTTCATGGTTATGAGGCACGACTTCTGAAACATGTGCCAAAAATTATCCACCTAGTTTGCAAATTGCTTCTGGACTTAGCGGAAAACAGGCCAGTGATGATGAAGGACGAGTCCGAAGGACCTGGTCTCTCTGCTGAAATAGAAAAGACCATGTCTGAGATGGTCACCATGCAGCTGGATAAAGAATTACTGAGGAATGACAGTGATGTGTCCAACCCGCCTAACCCCACTGCAGTGGCAGCAGATTTTGACAATCGAGGCATGATTTTCTCCAATGAGCAAGAGTTTGACCCTCTTTGGAAAAGGCGGAATGTTGAGTGCCTTCAACCCCTTTCTCATCTGAAAAGGCGGCTCAGCTACAGTGACTCAGATTTAAAGAGGGCCGAGAACCTCCTGGAGGAAGGGGAGCCTCCACAGACAGTGCCTGTCCAGGTCTTGGTTGGCCACAACCCCAGGCAGCAGAAGCGCATAAGCCATTGTTACATCCCACAGTCTCCAGAACCAGACTTACATAAGGAAGCCTTGGTTCGCAGCACACTTTCTTTCTGGAGTCAGTCTAAGTTTGGAGGGCTGGAAGGGCTCAAAGATAATGGCTCACCAATTTTCCATGGACGGATCATTCCAAAGGAAGCACAGCAGAGTAGAGCTTTCTCTGCAGATGTTTCAGGCCCACACAGCCCTGGGGAACCAGTTTCACCCAACTTTGCAAATGTCCGTACGGATCCAAACCCTACTCACCAGCAAGTGTCTCACTGTCAGTGTAAAACTCATGGTGTTGGGAGCCCTGGGTCTGTCAGGCAGAACAGCAGGACACCCCAAAGACCTCTGGACTGTGGCTGCAGTCTGAAAGCACAGTTCTTGGTTAAACATGAAACCCAGGACAGTAAAGATCTGGCTGAAGCAGCTTCACACTCTACATTACAGTCTGAATTGAGTGCTGAGGCAAGAAGAATACTGGCGGCCAAAGCTCTAGCAAATTTAAATGAATCTGTAGAAAAGGAGGAACTAAAAAGGAAGGTAGAAATGTGGCAG aAAGAGCTTAATTCCCGAGATGGAGCTTGGGAAAGAATATGTGGCGAGAGGGACCCTTTCATCCTATGCAGCTTGATGTGGTCTTGGGTGGAGCAACTGAAGGAGCCTGTAATCACCAAAGAGGATGTGGACATGTTGGTTGACAGGCGAGCAGATGCCGCAGAAGCACTGTTTTTATTAGAGAAG GGACAGCACCAGACTATTCTCTGCGTGTTGCACTGCATAGTGAACCTGCAGACAATTCCCGTGGATGTGGAGGAAGCTTTCCTTGCCCATGCCATTAAGGCGTTCACTAAG GTTAATTTTGATTCTGAAAATGGACCAATAGTTTACAACAccctgaagaaaatatttaagcacacgctggaagaaaaaagaaaaatgacaaaagatgGCCCTAAGCCTGGCCTCTAG